One part of the Phycisphaeraceae bacterium genome encodes these proteins:
- a CDS encoding sigma-70 family RNA polymerase sigma factor: protein MTAARPGSTASPHADPEADLLARLRSGDEAAFDHVVREYGPRMLAVARRYLRSEADAQDAVQDAFLSAFKAIASFEGTSRLSTWLHRIAVNAALMKRRTDSRHPAGSIEGLLPAFDESGHHAVAPSPWRQPPTNRLDRDELASIIRSCIDRLPEPYRLVLLLRDIEELDTAQTAAHLGLTDAAVKTRLHRARQALRTLLDPYMRDGSLSADSAHAATDGN from the coding sequence ATGACCGCTGCACGACCCGGCTCCACCGCATCGCCGCACGCCGATCCCGAGGCGGATCTCCTCGCCCGGCTGCGATCCGGCGATGAAGCGGCGTTCGACCACGTCGTCCGCGAGTACGGCCCGCGGATGCTCGCCGTCGCCCGCCGCTACCTCCGCAGCGAAGCCGACGCCCAGGACGCCGTCCAGGACGCCTTCCTCTCCGCGTTCAAGGCCATCGCCTCCTTCGAGGGAACCTCTCGCCTCTCGACATGGCTCCACCGCATCGCCGTGAACGCGGCGCTCATGAAGCGCCGAACCGATTCCCGCCACCCCGCCGGCTCCATCGAGGGGCTCCTCCCCGCGTTCGACGAGTCCGGCCACCACGCCGTCGCCCCCAGCCCGTGGCGCCAGCCCCCCACCAACCGCCTCGACCGAGACGAACTCGCATCGATCATCCGCTCCTGCATCGACCGCCTCCCCGAGCCCTACCGCCTCGTCCTGCTCCTACGCGACATCGAGGAACTCGATACCGCCCAGACCGCCGCCCACCTCGGCCTCACCGACGCCGCCGTCAAGACCCGCCTCCACCGCGCCCGCCAAGCCCTCCGAACCCTCCTCGATCCCTACATGCGCGACGGCTCACTCAGCGCCGATTCCGCACACGCCGCCACCGACGGGAACTAG
- a CDS encoding STAS domain-containing protein has translation MFKLSQSTSTTSRTIRIEGRLDSDGVGELLRLCNTAQSPSAVTLDLSGLLSADSRGLDMLAHLRARGFRLHAPSPYIATLLEETQS, from the coding sequence GTGTTCAAACTCTCGCAATCCACCTCCACCACCAGCAGGACCATCCGGATCGAGGGCCGCCTCGATTCCGACGGCGTCGGTGAACTCCTGCGCCTGTGCAACACGGCCCAGTCACCCAGCGCTGTCACGCTCGATCTCTCCGGCCTGCTGTCCGCCGACTCCCGCGGCCTCGACATGCTCGCCCACCTGCGCGCCCGCGGCTTCCGCCTGCACGCACCATCCCCGTACATCGCTACGCTGCTCGAGGAGACCCAGTCATGA
- a CDS encoding sigma 54-interacting transcriptional regulator, whose translation MTDQAHPASPPAPIPAHPSPAPDGGPGAPQELLSEDSVLYSLLKGIAQTSGDECFQALVRNLATAISVKYAVVAEFLSPPLTVRTLAFWGGTRFLDNVEYSVVGTPCESVIGGRFAHHPSGLCARFPADKPLVALGAESYLGVPLLDPAGGVLGHLFVLDTRPMPPVPRNLAVFRIFAARATTELLRRRAEEALRQSEERFRSVINASMDAVVAFDSSLRIAIFNSAAERIFRCTQADAVGAPITRFAPPALAAHLQRYAAESAPAHAGASHPLPAGLAARRADGEEFPIEGAVSFAAAGRSALVAITLRDIGEREQTRRRLEELRHENAYLKETAAGHAPGSEPDIVGKSPAIRKVLADIALVAPTDSNVIIMGETGSGKELIARAVHARSQRHDRPFIKVNCAALPAGLVESEFFGHEKGAFTGAVAARRGRFELANGGTIFLDEVGEVSPDVQVKLLRVLQEQEFERVGGSSTIKVDVRVIAATNRDLAADVDAGRFRADLYYRLGVFPISVPPLRDRPSDIPLLTGYFVTPIAAAMGKRIDRVDPETLSRLSRYPWPGNIRELRNVIERAVILTPDDEPVLRVDPSILLPRGAAPAASAPRAGSSLADVEREHIAAVLRQTGGAIAGPSGAAAILGLPPSTLRSKMAKLGIKA comes from the coding sequence GTGACCGACCAGGCCCACCCAGCCTCTCCCCCAGCCCCCATCCCCGCCCACCCATCGCCCGCCCCCGACGGCGGACCCGGGGCCCCCCAGGAACTCCTCTCCGAAGACTCGGTCCTCTACTCCCTCCTCAAAGGCATCGCTCAGACCTCCGGCGACGAGTGCTTCCAGGCCCTGGTCCGCAACCTCGCCACGGCCATCTCCGTCAAGTACGCCGTCGTCGCCGAGTTCCTTAGCCCCCCGCTCACCGTCCGCACCCTCGCGTTCTGGGGCGGCACGAGATTCCTCGACAACGTCGAGTACTCCGTCGTCGGCACCCCCTGCGAGAGCGTCATCGGCGGCCGCTTTGCGCACCACCCATCAGGGCTCTGCGCCCGCTTCCCCGCCGACAAACCGCTGGTCGCACTCGGCGCAGAGAGCTACCTCGGAGTCCCGCTGCTGGATCCCGCCGGCGGCGTCCTCGGCCACCTCTTCGTCCTCGACACCCGCCCGATGCCCCCCGTGCCCCGCAACCTCGCGGTCTTCCGCATCTTCGCCGCCCGCGCCACCACCGAGCTCCTCCGCCGCCGCGCCGAGGAAGCCCTCCGCCAGAGCGAGGAGCGTTTCCGCTCCGTCATCAACGCCTCGATGGACGCCGTCGTCGCCTTCGATTCCTCTCTCCGCATCGCCATCTTCAACTCCGCGGCCGAGCGCATCTTCCGCTGCACCCAGGCCGACGCGGTCGGCGCTCCGATCACCCGCTTCGCCCCCCCAGCCCTCGCGGCCCACCTCCAGCGCTACGCCGCCGAATCCGCCCCGGCCCACGCCGGCGCTTCTCACCCGCTCCCCGCCGGCCTCGCCGCCCGCCGCGCCGACGGCGAGGAGTTCCCCATCGAGGGCGCCGTCTCCTTCGCCGCCGCGGGCCGCTCCGCCCTCGTCGCGATCACCCTGCGGGACATCGGCGAGCGCGAGCAGACCCGCCGCCGCCTCGAGGAACTCCGGCACGAGAACGCCTACCTCAAGGAAACCGCTGCCGGCCACGCCCCGGGCTCCGAGCCCGACATCGTCGGCAAGAGCCCAGCCATCCGCAAGGTCCTCGCCGACATCGCCCTCGTCGCGCCCACCGATTCCAACGTCATCATCATGGGCGAGACCGGCTCAGGCAAGGAGCTCATCGCCCGCGCCGTCCACGCCCGCAGTCAGCGCCACGACCGCCCTTTCATCAAGGTCAACTGCGCCGCCCTCCCCGCCGGCTTGGTCGAGAGCGAGTTCTTCGGGCACGAAAAGGGCGCCTTCACCGGCGCCGTCGCCGCCCGCCGCGGCCGCTTCGAACTCGCCAACGGCGGCACCATCTTCCTCGATGAGGTCGGCGAGGTCTCCCCTGATGTTCAGGTCAAGCTCCTCCGCGTCCTCCAGGAACAGGAGTTCGAACGCGTCGGCGGCTCCTCGACCATCAAGGTCGATGTCCGCGTCATCGCCGCCACCAACCGCGACCTCGCCGCCGATGTCGACGCCGGCCGCTTCCGCGCCGACCTCTACTACCGCCTCGGCGTCTTCCCGATCTCCGTCCCGCCGCTCCGCGACCGCCCCTCCGACATCCCCCTCCTCACCGGCTACTTCGTCACCCCCATCGCCGCCGCCATGGGCAAGCGCATCGACCGCGTCGACCCCGAGACCCTGAGCCGCCTCTCCCGCTACCCCTGGCCCGGGAACATCCGCGAACTGCGCAACGTCATCGAGCGAGCCGTCATCCTCACCCCCGACGACGAACCCGTCCTCCGCGTCGACCCGAGTATCCTCCTTCCTCGCGGCGCAGCCCCCGCGGCTTCGGCCCCTCGCGCAGGCTCCTCCCTTGCCGACGTCGAGCGCGAGCACATCGCCGCCGTCCTCCGCCAGACCGGCGGCGCCATCGCCGGCCCCTCCGGCGCCGCCGCCATCCTCGGACTCCCGCCCAGCACGCTCCGCAGCAAGATGGCGAAACTCGGCATCAAGGCCTGA
- a CDS encoding zf-HC2 domain-containing protein, translating to MTCQEIADFLMLYLDDELPAVTRSAFEGHLAVCEACRDYLRTYSQAVKLGKDAFAHAKDDPAPESLVAAIRAARQSSR from the coding sequence ATGACGTGCCAAGAGATCGCCGACTTCCTGATGCTCTACCTCGACGACGAACTGCCGGCCGTAACCAGGTCCGCCTTCGAGGGCCACCTGGCCGTCTGCGAGGCCTGCCGCGACTACCTGCGGACCTACTCCCAGGCCGTCAAACTCGGCAAGGACGCCTTCGCTCATGCCAAGGACGACCCGGCGCCCGAGTCCCTCGTCGCCGCCATCCGCGCGGCCCGCCAATCCTCACGCTGA
- a CDS encoding glucose 1-dehydrogenase: protein MKAVAVYPRERDIRLIEVAEPRITSPTQVKLRTLEVGVCGTDREICGFHYGTPPEGSEFLVIGHECLGEVVEVGSGVTGFKPGDLAVLTVRRGCGLRECPACGEGRQDFCYTGRFTERGIKQQHGYMTEMVVDEQQNMVPVPRSLREVAVLVEPLTIAEKALIEVWQVQQRLPWSCPTAKDKKPGHCHHALVLGAGPIGLLGAMAFAAAGFSTFVYSREDEGSEKAELVRSFGATYVSAGRTPVEGLVDRIGTIDVVYEATGASRLSFEVLKQVGANAAFIFTGVPGLKGPAEIDTDQIMRNMVLKNQVLLGTVNAGRDAFEAAIRDLGVFMEKWPGAVRKLLTGRFRAQDYREPLLSTDGIKSVITFS from the coding sequence ATGAAGGCCGTCGCTGTCTACCCGCGGGAGCGGGATATCCGTCTGATCGAGGTTGCCGAGCCACGGATCACGTCGCCGACGCAGGTGAAACTGCGAACGCTGGAGGTGGGGGTGTGCGGGACGGACCGGGAGATCTGCGGGTTCCATTACGGGACGCCGCCGGAGGGGTCGGAGTTCCTGGTCATCGGGCACGAGTGCCTTGGGGAGGTGGTGGAGGTGGGGTCGGGGGTGACCGGGTTCAAGCCGGGTGACCTGGCGGTGCTGACGGTCCGGCGGGGCTGCGGGCTGCGGGAGTGCCCGGCGTGCGGCGAGGGGCGGCAGGACTTCTGTTACACGGGGCGGTTCACCGAGCGGGGGATCAAGCAGCAGCACGGGTACATGACCGAGATGGTCGTGGACGAGCAGCAGAACATGGTGCCGGTGCCCAGGAGCCTGCGCGAGGTCGCGGTGCTGGTCGAGCCGCTCACGATCGCGGAGAAGGCGCTGATCGAGGTGTGGCAGGTGCAGCAGCGCCTGCCGTGGTCGTGCCCGACGGCGAAGGACAAGAAGCCGGGGCACTGCCACCATGCGCTGGTGCTGGGGGCGGGGCCGATCGGGCTGCTGGGGGCGATGGCGTTCGCCGCGGCGGGGTTCTCGACGTTCGTGTACTCGAGGGAGGACGAGGGGAGTGAGAAGGCAGAACTGGTGCGGTCGTTCGGGGCGACGTATGTGTCGGCCGGGAGGACACCGGTGGAGGGGCTGGTGGATCGGATCGGGACGATCGACGTGGTGTACGAGGCGACGGGGGCCTCGCGGCTGTCGTTCGAGGTGCTCAAGCAGGTGGGGGCCAACGCGGCGTTCATCTTCACGGGGGTGCCGGGGCTGAAGGGGCCGGCGGAGATCGACACCGACCAGATCATGCGGAACATGGTGCTCAAGAACCAGGTGCTGCTGGGGACGGTGAACGCGGGGCGTGACGCGTTCGAGGCAGCGATCCGCGACCTTGGCGTGTTCATGGAGAAGTGGCCGGGCGCGGTGCGGAAACTGCTGACGGGCCGGTTCCGCGCGCAGGACTACCGGGAGCCGCTGCTGTCGACCGACGGCATCAAGAGCGTCATCACGTTTTCCTGA
- a CDS encoding aquaporin — translation MTMVEAVARHWPEYVIEGVLLGLFMVSACVAVIVVEHPGSPVRRAVRSGLARRAIVGAAMGLTAVALITSAWGKRSGAHMNPAATLAFAWLGKVDGWDAAWYVVAQCIGGVAGVLLCRGVLGAVVSHPSVEYVVTRPGPRGAVWAFWGELGISFVLLLAVLVLSGRMGTAALTPWVVGVLLTVYIAFEAPLSGMSLNPARTLASAVAARRYTALWVYLAAPTLGMLGAAAVYTAVPGWGSVPCAKLDHSGPGPCLFHCEFEERSRLHATSQRDRHPTDGGAR, via the coding sequence ATGACCATGGTTGAAGCGGTGGCGCGGCACTGGCCGGAGTATGTCATCGAGGGCGTGCTGCTGGGGCTGTTCATGGTCTCCGCGTGCGTGGCGGTGATCGTGGTGGAGCATCCGGGCTCGCCGGTGCGGCGGGCAGTTCGGAGCGGGCTGGCCCGTCGGGCGATCGTCGGGGCGGCGATGGGGCTGACGGCGGTGGCGCTGATCACATCGGCGTGGGGGAAGCGGTCCGGGGCGCACATGAATCCGGCGGCGACGCTCGCGTTCGCGTGGCTCGGGAAGGTGGATGGGTGGGACGCGGCGTGGTATGTCGTTGCACAGTGCATCGGCGGGGTCGCGGGTGTGCTGCTGTGTCGGGGGGTGCTGGGCGCGGTGGTCTCTCATCCGTCGGTGGAGTACGTGGTCACGCGGCCGGGGCCGCGGGGCGCGGTGTGGGCGTTCTGGGGTGAGTTGGGGATCTCGTTCGTTCTGCTGCTGGCGGTGCTGGTGCTGAGCGGGCGGATGGGGACGGCCGCGCTCACGCCGTGGGTGGTCGGGGTGCTGCTCACGGTGTACATCGCGTTCGAGGCGCCGCTGTCGGGGATGAGTCTCAATCCGGCGCGGACACTGGCGTCGGCCGTGGCGGCCCGGCGGTACACGGCGCTGTGGGTGTACCTCGCGGCGCCGACGCTGGGCATGCTGGGCGCGGCGGCGGTGTACACGGCCGTTCCCGGCTGGGGGAGTGTGCCGTGCGCGAAACTGGATCACTCGGGCCCGGGGCCGTGCCTCTTCCACTGCGAGTTTGAGGAGCGGTCGCGGCTGCACGCAACGTCGCAGCGCGACCGGCATCCGACGGACGGCGGGGCGCGCTGA
- a CDS encoding GMC family oxidoreductase, which produces MQRDGRYDVIIIGSGAGGGTLARHLAPSGKRILIVERGGFLPREWANWDPKAVFEEQRYLAKETWYDRDDRPFTPFTHYCVGGNTKVYGAALLRMREDDFGEVRHYGGISPAWPITYEDLEPYYTRAERMYSVHGRRGSDPHEPRASSPYPFPPIEHEPRMREVFEDLRALGHRPFPIPLGVRLPEPASADRPASSYRLGRFDGYPDVTEVKADAQVCGVGPALAYPNVSLVTGCVAERLETDESGRRVIGVVVRREGTGERVVLSGDVVVAACGAVNTAALMLRSANERHPRGLANSSDQVGRNYMTHNNGMVIAVTEGQNPSQFQKSFGLTEFYRGAPDSALPLGTIQLMGKPDPGTLAFMAKGTMDNVPVEELAKRTVDFFITAEDLPDAQNRVLLRGDGAIRIAYTQNNIEAYDRLEAKLREMMDAAERRHGRAAPTYLTLKLGVNGVSHQCGTMRMGSDPATSVVDPSCRAHDVDNLYVADSSCFVSSSAVNPSLTIMANAMRVGDEILGRIGCPSCSALAAEMEGSAAV; this is translated from the coding sequence ATGCAGCGGGATGGTCGCTACGACGTCATCATCATCGGGAGCGGGGCGGGCGGTGGCACGCTGGCGCGGCACCTGGCACCGTCGGGGAAACGGATCCTGATCGTGGAGCGCGGCGGTTTTCTGCCGCGGGAATGGGCGAACTGGGACCCGAAAGCGGTGTTCGAGGAGCAGCGGTACCTCGCGAAGGAGACGTGGTACGACCGCGACGACCGGCCGTTCACGCCGTTCACGCATTACTGCGTGGGTGGGAATACAAAGGTGTACGGGGCGGCGCTGCTGCGGATGAGGGAGGATGACTTCGGCGAGGTGCGGCACTACGGGGGGATCTCTCCGGCGTGGCCGATCACGTACGAGGATCTCGAGCCGTACTACACGCGGGCGGAGCGGATGTACAGCGTGCACGGCCGACGCGGCTCGGACCCGCACGAACCGCGTGCGTCGTCGCCGTACCCGTTCCCGCCGATCGAACACGAGCCGCGGATGCGGGAGGTCTTTGAGGATCTTCGGGCGCTGGGGCACAGGCCTTTCCCGATCCCGCTGGGTGTTCGCCTACCGGAGCCGGCGAGCGCGGATCGGCCAGCATCGTCGTACCGCCTCGGCCGGTTTGACGGGTACCCGGATGTGACGGAGGTGAAAGCCGATGCGCAGGTGTGCGGCGTCGGGCCGGCGCTGGCGTATCCGAACGTGTCGCTGGTGACCGGGTGCGTGGCGGAGCGGCTGGAGACGGACGAGTCGGGGCGGCGGGTGATCGGGGTAGTGGTGCGGCGCGAGGGGACGGGTGAGCGGGTGGTTCTCTCGGGGGATGTCGTTGTGGCGGCGTGTGGGGCCGTGAACACCGCCGCGCTGATGCTGCGATCGGCGAACGAGCGGCACCCGCGCGGGCTGGCGAACTCGTCGGACCAGGTCGGCCGGAACTACATGACGCACAACAACGGGATGGTCATCGCGGTGACGGAGGGACAGAACCCGTCGCAGTTCCAGAAGTCGTTCGGGCTCACGGAGTTTTACCGGGGCGCGCCGGACTCGGCTCTGCCGCTGGGGACGATCCAGCTGATGGGGAAGCCGGATCCGGGAACGCTGGCGTTCATGGCGAAGGGGACGATGGACAACGTGCCGGTGGAGGAGTTGGCAAAGCGGACCGTTGATTTCTTCATCACGGCGGAGGATCTGCCGGATGCGCAGAACCGGGTCTTGCTGCGGGGGGACGGGGCGATCCGGATCGCGTACACGCAGAACAACATCGAGGCGTACGACCGGCTGGAGGCGAAGCTGCGGGAGATGATGGACGCGGCGGAGCGCCGGCACGGGCGCGCGGCGCCGACGTACCTGACGCTCAAGCTGGGTGTGAACGGGGTGAGCCACCAGTGCGGCACGATGCGGATGGGATCGGATCCGGCGACGTCGGTGGTCGACCCGTCGTGCCGGGCCCATGACGTGGACAACTTGTACGTCGCGGACAGTTCCTGCTTCGTCTCGAGCAGCGCGGTGAACCCCTCGCTGACGATCATGGCGAATGCGATGCGGGTCGGGGATGAGATCCTGGGCCGGATCGGGTGCCCGTCGTGCTCGGCGCTGGCGGCCGAGATGGAAGGGAGCGCGGCGGTATGA
- a CDS encoding VOC family protein, translating to MTRATAIRRWIVACAAGIAIAGGAGVMVATEPPARSVESGTAMAGPLVRAVGPIGITVSDLEGAVRFYTGVLGFERVVDVEIAGDAAERLRGLFGVRALVARLRLGSDEIELTQYLAPEGRPIPADSRSNDRWFQHIAIVVADMDRAYALLRQHRVRHASSGPQTLPAWNTDAAGISAFYFKDPDGHVLEVIHFPAGKGDPKWHAAADSARLFLGIDHTAIVVADTERSLEFYRDTLGLHVAGSSENYGTEQEHLNNVFGARLRITSLRAESGPGVELLEYLSPSDGRAAPTDEKASDLTHWTTGLIVWDGPVAEASLRAARARWVSPGLVETPDGVAMQVRDPDGHALIVSASASAGTRVSR from the coding sequence ATGACGAGGGCCACAGCGATCAGGCGGTGGATCGTTGCGTGCGCGGCGGGGATCGCGATCGCGGGCGGCGCCGGAGTGATGGTGGCGACCGAGCCACCGGCGCGGTCCGTGGAATCGGGCACGGCCATGGCCGGGCCGCTGGTGCGGGCCGTCGGGCCGATCGGGATCACGGTGAGCGACTTGGAGGGGGCGGTTCGCTTCTACACGGGTGTCCTGGGGTTCGAGCGGGTGGTCGACGTGGAGATCGCGGGGGACGCCGCGGAGCGGCTGCGCGGGTTGTTTGGCGTCCGGGCGCTGGTGGCGCGGTTGCGATTGGGCTCGGACGAGATCGAGCTGACGCAGTACCTGGCCCCGGAGGGGCGGCCGATCCCGGCGGATTCCCGGAGCAACGACCGCTGGTTCCAGCACATCGCGATCGTCGTGGCGGATATGGACCGGGCGTACGCGCTGCTCAGGCAGCACCGCGTGCGGCACGCCTCATCGGGGCCGCAGACGCTGCCGGCATGGAACACGGACGCGGCGGGGATCTCGGCGTTCTACTTCAAGGATCCGGATGGGCACGTGCTGGAGGTGATTCACTTCCCGGCGGGCAAGGGGGACCCGAAGTGGCACGCCGCGGCGGACTCGGCGAGGTTGTTCCTGGGGATCGACCACACCGCGATCGTGGTGGCGGACACGGAGCGGAGCCTGGAGTTCTACCGCGACACGCTGGGCCTGCACGTGGCGGGATCGAGCGAGAACTACGGGACTGAGCAGGAGCACCTCAACAACGTGTTCGGGGCGCGCCTGCGGATTACGTCGCTCCGGGCCGAGTCGGGTCCGGGGGTCGAACTGCTGGAGTACCTGTCACCGAGCGACGGCCGCGCGGCACCGACGGATGAGAAGGCGAGCGACCTGACGCACTGGACGACCGGGCTGATCGTGTGGGATGGGCCTGTGGCGGAGGCGTCGCTGCGAGCGGCGCGGGCGAGGTGGGTGTCGCCCGGGCTGGTCGAGACGCCGGACGGCGTAGCGATGCAGGTGCGGGATCCGGATGGACACGCGCTGATCGTTTCGGCGTCGGCGAGCGCTGGCACGAGGGTGTCCCGGTGA
- a CDS encoding DoxX family protein, translating to MSKSLSILCWVMQIAAAGILLQTLFFKFSGAEESRYIFSTLGVEPWGRFAAGTAELVAVVLLLVPQTAAIGAALAAVLMGGAVMSHLTRLGVEVRGDGGLLFALAVVVLAASVGVVVIRRSQLPVIGPQLRSVAGTETV from the coding sequence ATGAGCAAGTCCCTGTCCATCCTGTGCTGGGTGATGCAGATAGCGGCCGCGGGAATCCTGCTGCAGACGCTGTTCTTCAAGTTCAGCGGGGCGGAGGAGTCGCGGTACATCTTCTCGACGCTCGGTGTGGAGCCGTGGGGGAGGTTTGCCGCGGGCACCGCGGAGCTGGTGGCGGTGGTGCTGCTGCTGGTGCCGCAGACGGCGGCGATCGGGGCGGCTCTCGCGGCGGTGCTGATGGGCGGGGCGGTGATGAGCCATCTGACGAGGCTCGGGGTGGAGGTACGGGGCGATGGGGGGTTGCTGTTCGCGCTGGCCGTGGTGGTGTTGGCGGCGAGCGTGGGGGTGGTGGTGATCCGCCGGTCGCAGTTGCCGGTGATCGGTCCGCAGCTGCGCAGTGTGGCGGGGACCGAGACAGTCTGA